The Triticum aestivum cultivar Chinese Spring chromosome 6D, IWGSC CS RefSeq v2.1, whole genome shotgun sequence genomic sequence cacaattgtgcaaaggcctcgaaagcgatctcgtgttctcaatgaccgagagcttctcgtcgccctgcatcagaaacaggataagcatcactactggctgaagcgacagatgcaaagcctcttggtggatgtcaatcgcattcgcaaccttgccaccaagaatgcctttgtcactcatgaaacctgtcggaggtcatggaagagtttgactttgctcagtgcggaagctgatcttcaagacgatggcttcactgaaagattcaagtttgactccactcctccaaggaatgctgtcttgcgtcgaactccctctcttgaagactctgattattcctcctcagctgcaacggtgaatgccagagtcatagatgaccaagatgatgctacctcaccacctccaacttcggcgcgtgtcgacactgcaccaagttcttctgcaccgccaaacgccAACGACGaccctactgcttcacctactccttctgggaacgagtagagactctatgtcttcaaacctttttggtccttactgacaaaagggggagaagcatatgagttgatagtcttcaagcgggtccatatgggcggttgctttatatttttcctagtgtttacaactctcgcttttgatacatttggttctttgagttgtaacacttaaacttgatggtcgtctgctacgttttctgctattctgtgatgcgatgataaattccgcatgtgcgatgataaatcccacacttagtcatattgcagacgtccattttccattatgcatgtcattatcttcgctatatcaaatcatgcatgatgaattgtcttcataagtcgaagaggatctccataagtacaacctaccatgtgcatttgcattccaaaagcaaattacttatatgcacatcttcagggggagcctttggctacttatgaagacagtacctttatcctttacaatttcacatacttttatccccgttgaaaacttcaaccagtttgtcatcaatcaccaaaaaagggggagatcgtaagtgcatctagtgccacccctagttggttttggagtattgatgacaaacctggttgagggactaatgtgtttgtgagaattgcaggataacacaggtagtagtccctcattgattcggtttacctaccggagatgacccctaaaaatgtatgaagacattgaagacaatggtggtatgtgaagatattcacattgaagactatgacatgagaagacatcgcggaagactatggagcgcgaagacttagttgtttcgttgtttctttttcttctttgttgagtcataggaaccaccgtactgttaagtggggtcccagtgaacaaagtcagagtgactgaagtgatgctcaaccaaatcctatgtcttcaagcgaagacaatgagagcaaatcttatccagaggcggatgagtcagctttacttgtagcccaagtcaagttgccgcgtgtgtttgaaatctgaccgttggaacacgtgtcagttccttagtgacccagggtcatttcggacaaatcaggtcgggttgcctagtggctataaatagcccacccctacaccataaattggtggctgctcagagttagtgcacggcttttgtcgtttgagagcaacccacctccgaagcttttgagagagagaaatccttgcgaggacaaagcccaaacacccagagccaaagagtgttaggcatcactaaagtctttctgtccgcgtgacctgaagacttgttacacttgaggactgtgaatcctccagccggttaggcgtcgcgttctgagcatccaagagtcattgtggattgccggtgaacgaggtctgtgaaggtttggaagtctaccttgaagacttaccagagtgattgggcgaggactgggtgtccttagctcaaggggaacaaggtgaagacacggtcttctgatttaaatctcagcctccctaaccagacgtacagttgtcacaacaactagaactggtccaacaaatcagttgtcctcaccaagtgactcgttctatcctctccctctctttacttacagtttgtcttcgtgaagtcattgcctgcttgcactacctgtttgacttcactgtgtgactactatcgttgtttggcttcatactatcttccatcctgatcattactacctagctgccattagtcttcgtgctttcacttcattgtatacttgactatggcttgcttagtgtattctaccttccgctgcatatcaataggttcatttctattgtttgtcttcgaaactctcatgttttgaagactttcataaaaatcgcctattcacccccctctagtcgataactagcactttcattactgtctacaaagctcgacttgttgcgaaaggtttacgacaagttcaaggggttgactacgatgagactttctcacccgtagcgatgcttaaatctgtccgaatcatgttagcaattgccgcattttatgattatgaaatctggcaaatggatgtcaagactgcattcctgaatggatttctagaagaagagttgtatatgatgcaaccggaaggttttgtagatccaaagggagctaacaaagtgtgcaagctccagcgatccatttatggattggtgcaagcctctcagagttggaataaacgttttgatattgtgatcaaagtatatggatttatacagacttttggagaagcatgtatttacaagaaagtgagtgggagctctgtagcatttctgatattatatgtggatgacatattgctaattggaaatgatatagaatttctagatagcataaaaggatacttgaataagagtttttcaatgaaagacctcggtgaagctgcttacatattgggcatcaaggtctatagagatagatcaagacgcttgataggactttcacaaagcacataccttgacaaagttttgaaaaagttcaaaatggatcaagcaaagaaagggttcttgcatgtgttacaaggtgtgaaattgagtcagactcaatgcccgaccactgcagaagatagagagaaattgaaagatgttccctatgcttcagccataggctctatcatgtatgcaatactgtgtactagacctgatgtgtgccttgctattagcatagcagggaggtaccaaagtaatccaagagtggatcactggacaacggtcaagaacatcctgaaatacctgaaaaggactaaggatatgtttctcgtttatggaggtgacaaagagctagtcgtaaatggttacgtcgatgcaagctttgacactgatccggacgattctaaatcgcagactggatacgtgtttacattgaacggtggagctgtcaattggtgctgttctaaacaaagcgtcgtggcgggatctacgtgtgaagcggagtacatagctgcttcggaagcagcaaatgaaagcGTTCTCCCTTTGGGGCTTTGGGCAACCCACGCTCTTGATGAATCTAATAGTGATATGCAAATCTTTTATCATCTACTCTCTGCTAACTATTTTGAATGGTCAGAGAATTTTGGGGGGCAATCTGTGGTGATGCAGCAATGATTAATTATTCACCAAGTTTTAGATTTTCTTGACTAGTGTTAATCACTTTATACCAAGTTTTAGATTTTCTTGACACTAGTACACCACGTCACCATTCTACATGGGTcctcacccaaatagcttcatacATATATGAAATTCTTCTAGTTCCCCTTTGATGACATAGAGTTACCCACATCCACAATCATACTATTTTCTTCCGGTTTTAGGTGATGTATGATGCATGCACCATTTTATGCAGTACACAACTCAAATGACCAGGGCGCTCTTATCACTCTTGCGACATCGAAAAAAATCAAGAAGCTCAAAATTCAGTGTTGCAAAGAAAGAAAACGGAATCCTTCAGAAGGGGGGGGGGAGTAACATAAAGAAGGAAGAAATGTTAGAGAATCTCCAATTATGTGCCCTATTTTAGGGCACCAAAGTTGGCTTGGAGGAAAATTTTCAACACCAAAATGTCCATCTCCAACAGATGCCCTAAAATAGGGAACTTCCAAACATGCAAACAATTTTTTTTGCATAGTCATTTCAAACATTTTAAAGCATCCAAACAATGAAACGTTTTAAACTCTAAACATAAAGATCATCGTAATACTTGATCACCCTAAAACATAAAGATCAGTACTCATCCGACACATAGTCGGTGTCGATGGAGTTCCAAAGCGCCATGGTCTCCTCCTCGGAGGATTTCAactctcctccttctccgcctcctccCACTCGAGGTTGATCACCGTCGAGGGGATAGCCTTCTCCTGCTCCTCATTCTTCTTCTCATGGTCTCACTACCAGAAGAATTCCTCCTTGTACCGGACGCACCGCCGATTCTCCTGCACGAACCTCGCCACAGCCTCCGCATTGCTCTTGTTGGAAAAAATGTGTATgtcgtcttctcctcctcattGCAGGACACAATGGTCAGTTGGTCACCGGCGGATCGATGAACTCCGCATCCTCCTAGGTTGCGATATTCCGGAAGTTCATTTCCTCCCGCGGTCGGTCGAAGCGCCAAGtggcgactgaaggaaatatgccctagaggcaataataaagttattatttatttcctcatagcatgataaatgtttattattcatgctagaattgtattaactgggaaacataatacatgtgtgaatacatagacaaacatagtgtcactagtatgcctctacttgactagctcgttaatcaaagatggttgagtttcctaaaccatagacatgagttgtcatttgattaacgggatcacatcattaggagaatgatgtgattgacttgacccattctgttagcttagcacatgatcgtttagtttactgctattgctttcttcatgacttatacatgttcctatgactatgagattatgcaactcccgattaccggaggaacactttgtgtgctaccaaatgtcacaacgtaactgggtgattataaaggtgctctactggtgtctccgaaggtacttgttgagttggcatagatcaagattaggatttgtcactccgattgtcggagaggtatctctgggccctctcggtaatgcacatcacaataagccttgcaagcaatgtgactaatgagttagttgcgggatgatgcattacgtaacgagtaaagagacttgccggtaacgagattgagctaggtattgagataccgacgatcgaatctcgggcaagtaacataccgatgacaaagggaacaacgtatgttgttatgcggtttgaccgataaagatctttgtagagtaTGCAGGAGtcaatatgagcgtccaggttccgctattggttattggccggagacgtgtctcggtcatgtctacatagttctcgaacccgtagggtccgcacgcttaaagttcggtgacgatcggtattatgagtttttgtgttttgatgtaccgaaggtagttcggagtcccggatatgatcacggacatgacgaggagtctcgcaatggtcgagacgtaaagatcgatatattggacaactatattcggacaccgaaagtgttccgggtggtttcggagaaaaccggagtgccggagggttaccggaacacccccccccccggagaaatagtgggccttatgggccttagtggagagagagagagagggctggcctagggcagaccgcgcgcccctcccctctggtccgaattggactaggagaggggggcggcgccccctttccttctccctctcccccttcctttccccctcctagtaggagtaggaaagaggggagtcctactcctactaggaggaggactcctcctcctggcgcgccctacaggggccggccggcctccccccttgctcctttatatacgggggcaggcggcacctctagacacaagttgatctgttgatctctcccagccatgtgcggtgcccccctccaccataatccacctcgatcatatcgtagcggtgcttaggcgaagccctgcatcagtagcaTCATCCTCACCGTCgtcgcgccgtcgtgctgacgaaactctgcggtgaagctttgctggatcggagctcgcgggacgtcatcgagctgaacgtgtgctgaactcggaggtgccatgcgttcggtacttggatcggtcggatcgtgaagacgtacgactacatcaaccgcgttgtgctaacgcttccgctttcggtctacgagggtacgtggacacactctcccctctcgttgctatgcatcaccatgatcttgcgtgtgcgtaggaatttttttgaaattactacgttccccaatagcgaCGTCGTAGGCTGGCGTGGCCAGTGGCGATGGTTGTCGCACTGGAACTCCACACCAAAGTGGTCGGAGCCCTGCGTACGCCCCCCTTGAAGCCCGACTTGCTTTTGGACTTGAGCTACGACGGCATGACGGCGGCACAGGTGCGGCGGCGACACGGTGACAAGGAAGAGACAACAGAGTGCTACGGCCATGTCGTTTGAGGTCTGCGGGGACGACGCGGAGGTGATGCGGCGTCGGGATGGGGGACTTGTGAGTTGTGACGGCCGAATCAGTCGGTGCTGCTGCTGCGGTGGCGTGGAGGTGGAGCGGCGGAATGGGGTTGCACGACGCCGATTGAGTCGTTGCGGCGGGTGGCGGCGACAGTGCTGGGTAGAtcccgcggcggtggcggcgacggcgccgcGGAGGTGGTGCACGGATGGGAAGGGGAAGGTTTCATGTGGCGGTTGGACGTTCGCACGACTGCTGTTTTGCGACAGCCGCTTAAGTGTTGCAAATTTGCAGCACTTGGTGCTCTAATTTGCAGCTATCCTATTCTCGGAGTAGAAGCAGCGTTTTTGCCCCCTCATGATGTAAAAAAGCCGTTATCCCTATTTTAGGGCACAAATTAGAGATGCTCTTAGCTCCCCTAAAAATGGCAAATCCTGCATTATTCCAGTGAGATATCCATCTTCCATATGACCCTGTTGTTGTGTTTTTGGCGTCAACAAATCAAGACACTCAGAATTTAGTGTTGCAAAGCAAGAAAACAGAATCATTCAGAAGGGGAAAAAGTGACAGAAAGAAGGAACAGCTCCCATAAAAATGGCGAATCCTGTATTATTCCACAGAGACATCCATCTTCTAGATGGCTCTGTCGCTGTGTTTTTCGGGGTCAGCGCAAGAGAAAAACAACAAGAACACTGCAGCTTCAGGCGTGTATTTTCGCTGTACAAGATCTGGCGAATGCTGGAGCGGAAGGTGCCATCGTCAGGGCTCGGTCGCCGGCAGCCTGCTCCGGACCGTGTGCTCCGGCTTATGGGTGGTCTCGAAGTCCGCATGGACGAACGCCCGCTCCACTTCCGGCAGCTTCTCGATCCTCTCCTGCAGCGACTCCCCGATGGCGTGCGCTTCCCGCAGCCGCATGTCCTCCGAGAGCACGATGTCGACCTGGTGCCAGACCCGGAGAAGAAGAATGTACTCCATGAACTGACCTCAAGTGAATTTCCGATGCATGCTCTGTGACTGTGTGGCCATGAACTGACCTCGACGAAGTAGAGGGCGCCGAAGCTGTAGGCCCGGACCGTGTCGACCCGCTGCACGCGCGCGTCGTGCTTCATGGCGAGGTAGGTCAGCATCTGCAGCATCTCCGGCGGAGCGCTCCGCCCCACCAGCGAGACTACACAGATAAGAAGAATTCAGAGCTCCAGTTGAATTTCTACTGAACCAGAGCAGCACTGACGAAAAATCCAGAAGATCCGGGGAGCAGACCTGCTTGTTCAAGCACGGTCCCGGACCAGTTCGCAATGGTGTACACCGCGAGGAGCACGGCTCCGGCGGGGTCGATCCACCACAGGAACCTGTCTCCCAGGACGGCGGCCACCAGGCCGACGACGTTGGTGATCACATCGAAGTAGTGGTCCTGGACGGCACAAGGCAAAAATTCCGCATCACTTTTCTCAAGAATTTATTCTGCATCAGCTCAAAAAATGGCAAGGCCTGGTCATATCTTTCTTTCTTTCACCTTGGCGTACGCCCGGACGATGCTGTTCCCGGAGCTCCTGCAGTAGAACCAGAGGGCGAGCTTGACGGCGGTGGCCGAGAGCATGATGGAGTAGAGCCATATCAGCTGCTCCGAGGTCAGCTTGTCGCCGGGCTCGTTCTCCACCAGCTGCTCGATCGCCTGCACCAGGACCTGGAAGCCTGGCACGAATTGAGGGACGGAGTTCACTTCGATTTGTGACCGACGAGAGGCAAGCAAGAACTGTGAGTCTGCTGAAAGATTTGGGGCTCACTTCGCACCTAGAGTGGCCATGATGGCGGCGAAGACGATGATCCCCACCGGCTGGACGCGCAGCTTGCCGATGGGGTACTTGTAGATGTTCACCTTCTTCATGGAGAGGTGCGTGAACCAGAGGATGCCGCCGGCCATCAGGTCCAGCAGCGAGTCCAGCGTGGACGCCGCGATCGCCATGGACCCCGTCCTGATCGTGGCATACACCTGCAGCCCGAAGGAATCAGAATCAGAGGTCAGGGCGATCGATTTCGCGTGCTCCGTCGCGCAATTGAGCCAATCAATCACCTTGAAGGCCAGGAGGACGATGTTGGCGTAGTTGGAAATCTTCATGGCGAGCTCGCTCTGCTTCTGCtcctcgtcgtcggcgtcgtcggcgtcgGGGTCGCCGTCGTCGTCCGAGCCGAACTCGCCGGGCATGCACAGGGCCTCCACCTCCTCGAAGGTCTTCAGCGCGGCGAGCTGCTTCCTGTAGTACTCCCTCTCACCTGCGCGCGGCAAAAAGGGGGGTGGGGACGAACTTGTCGCGGCGCTCCTCCATGGATTAAGCAAGCGGCGAGCTGGGGGAGGAGGTTACCTTGGGAGAGGTCCTTGACGCGGGCGACGTCGACGTCGGCGCCGCGCTCGGGGTCCAGCTCGGTGCGCATCTTGTCCGGCAGCCGGCGCAGGAAGCTGCTGCGCAGCGACCGCGCCGAGTCGCGCCGCCGGAGCGACGGCCGGCCGGCGCCGTTGGCCAGCAGCGGGGCGCTCCGGTCGTCGCCCTCCATGGCCGTCCGTACGCCTTGACTCCGTCGTCGGGTACGGCCGGCCGGCTGGGAGGTCAGGTTTTGGCAGTCTTCGCCCTGTTCAGCAGGCGCACCGGATATTTCCAAGTTCGCCTTTATATCCACGGGACAAAGCTTCGAAAATGTTCCCCTCTTTGgaggtcaaaaaaaaaaaaaaacagtgggATCTCCCTGATGGACGGCTCAGATTTCGTCTTCCACCTTGGTGGTCACACGTTTTGATTGATGGCCGTGTTTCCTCTGCCCTTCTTCATACTCCAAATCCAGCGTCGTTGTCCTACTTCCGTCAAGAGCAGGTAGCCACACATACAATGGTTCGACCATCTATCCTGAATTCCTCAAGAGACAATAGCGAGTGAAATTTGTTTTAAACCTTTTATTCGTACGGCTCGTTGAGGGGTTGATAATGATCGGGATCCGTGAGTACAACATATTGATTTTAGGGACTGAGATGTTAGGGGTCGATTCCTACGTGACGTGTGCCTTAAATGTTTAAAACAGACTTCGCTCGATCATAGGTAACCACACCGCCGATAAAGTGACGAGTTAAGACGCAAAGGAAGTTCGATAAAGTCTACTCATTCAGATAGAAGCGAATGCAAACTATTAGCAAAAAAAGAAATTAGTAGGCTTCGTTCGTACAAATTATAGTCCAACCTCCATTCTAATCCCTACTAACCACGAGACTTTTTGTGTCTATTTGTGAATTAACATTCATATAAATTTTAATGTAGCCTCACATAGACATTTTGTGTCTTTTCGTGAGTTAACATTTAGTTTATTGTAAAAATAAAGTAATTACTAATAAGATAAAGAATATGAAATAACTTTTTATATGAGAACGGAGAATATGGTGTTGGCGTGATTTGTAACTGAAGATAGATAAAGCTTGACGGGACAAAGGAGAAGTGATGGTCGAAAAGGGGGTATTGGTGAAGTAGATGGACGCAACGTTTCCCACATCAAACTGCCACCATCAACCTCAGGGGTTATCATCGACACGATCATAGATCGGGAGGCGTTGCTCCCGACCGCCGGCGAAAAAACTGAGATGGCTATGCTTTCTTTTTCCTTACTCATACTCCGTCGTTACCCAACTCAGATGTCGTTATCCAACTTACCTCAAAAGGAGGTATAACAACATAACCACTATCCAATCCTTCTTTTCAAAAGGTACAATTCTAGTAGCTTAAGATGTCATCACTAGAATTATTGATGTACTGGCCTAAATATGCAAAATAAACATATACCAATAGAATAAATCCAACTACAATTAGGTAGAGTGAGCCAAGAGAAAACATAATCTACAACGTAAACCTTTGACATTGATTGTCCTTTTGTGAGTTGACAATTGCTTTGGAATGAAAACGAACAACCGGCGCCAATACGAAAAATACAAAACAACTAGAGGCTCCTCCAATCTTTTCTTTTTCAAGTCTTGACCATCTCTagctcaaaaataaaataaaatttcttGACCATCTCAAACCGGGAAGGCCTGAGCTGTGCCGCTTCACAGATGACGTCGATGACACCCCTGCGTTCCATCCCAGCCGTCCAGCCCCAGCCTCCCGTTCCCCAACTCAAACCCccacgccgccgctcgccgccggccgccggagGGCCATCGCCGATGACCACCCCCGGCGCGGCCACGCCCCCGAGCTTCAAGCGGTCCTCCCCCAGGAAGAAGCAGCGGCCCCGCAGC encodes the following:
- the LOC123145625 gene encoding metal tolerance protein 3 produces the protein MEGDDRSAPLLANGAGRPSLRRRDSARSLRSSFLRRLPDKMRTELDPERGADVDVARVKDLSQGEREYYRKQLAALKTFEEVEALCMPGEFGSDDDGDPDADDADDEEQKQSELAMKISNYANIVLLAFKVYATIRTGSMAIAASTLDSLLDLMAGGILWFTHLSMKKVNIYKYPIGKLRVQPVGIIVFAAIMATLGFQVLVQAIEQLVENEPGDKLTSEQLIWLYSIMLSATAVKLALWFYCRSSGNSIVRAYAKDHYFDVITNVVGLVAAVLGDRFLWWIDPAGAVLLAVYTIANWSGTVLEQAVSLVGRSAPPEMLQMLTYLAMKHDARVQRVDTVRAYSFGALYFVEVDIVLSEDMRLREAHAIGESLQERIEKLPEVERAFVHADFETTHKPEHTVRSRLPATEP